One window of the Eucalyptus grandis isolate ANBG69807.140 chromosome 6, ASM1654582v1, whole genome shotgun sequence genome contains the following:
- the LOC104448643 gene encoding glutathione S-transferase U25-like, producing the protein MGEEVILLDFWPSLFGMRVRIALREKGVEFDMREEDLSNKSPLLLKMNPVHKKIPILVHNGKPVCESLLIVQYIDESWVRESPLLPSDPYERARAGFWADYVDKKLYPAMRTMWLSTGEAQEAGKKEFIEFLKVLEGELGDKAYFGGETFGYVDVSLIPFYSWFYALDFSIVKECPKLGAWAKRCMQRESVAKSLPDQHKLRDFLLELHKKLQAK; encoded by the exons ATGGGGGAGGAAGTGATTTTGTTGGACTTTTGGCCGAGCCTGTTCGGGATGAGGGTCAGGATTGCCCTGAGAGAGAAAGGCGTGGAGTTCGATATGAGGGAGGAGGATCTGAGCAACAAGAGCCCCCTCCTCTTGAAGATGAACCCGGTCCACAAGAAGATACCTATCCTCGTCCACAATGGCAAGCCCGTTTGCGAGTCCCTCCTCATCGTCCAGTACATCGACGAGAGCTGGGTTCGCGAGTCTCCTCTCTTGCCTTCGGATCCTTACGAGCGTGCCCGGGCCGGGTTCTGGGCCGATTACGTGGACAAGAAG CTATATCCGGCGATGCGAACGATGTGGCTGTCGACAGGGGAGGCCCAGGAGGCGGGGAAGAAGGAGTTCATCGAGTTCCTGAAGGTGTTGGAGGGAGAGCTCGGGGACAAGGCCTACTTTGGCGGGGAGACGTTCGGGTACGTGGATGTGTCGCTGATACCCTTCTATAGCTGGTTCTATGCGTTGGACTTTAGCATCGTGAAGGAGTGCCCCAAGCTGGGGGCATGGGCCAAGCGGTGCATGCAGAGGGAGAGCGTGGCCAAGTCGTTGCCCGACCAGCACAAGCTCCGTGACTTCCTCTTGGAGCTCCACAAGAAGCTTCAGGCCAAATAA